In Salvelinus alpinus chromosome 32, SLU_Salpinus.1, whole genome shotgun sequence, the sequence cctctgacaccgcctggtatagaggtcctggttggcaggaagcttggccccagtgatatactgggccgtacgcactgccctctatagtgccttgcggtcggaggccgagcagttgccataccaggcagtgatgcaacccatcaggatggtctcgatggtgcagctgtaaaaccttctgaggacccacgccaaatcttttcagtctcctgagggggaataggttttgtcgaggcctcttcacaactttcttggtgtgcttggaccatgttagtttgttggtgatgtggaagcCAGGGAACTTGAAGCTACCCTtacccttcaggaagtccaggatcaagttgcagagggaggcgttcagtcccagggtccttagcttagtgatcagctttgagggtactatggtgttgaatgctgagctgtagtcaatgaatagtattctcactgtaggtgttccttttgtccaggtgtaaaagggcagtgtagagtgcaatagagattgcatcatctgtggatctgttggtgtggtatgcaaattggagtgggtctagggtttttgggataatgatgttgatgtgagccatgaccagcctttcaaagaatttcatggctacagacgtgagtgctacgggtcggtaatcatttaggcaggttacaatAGTGTTCTTGggacaggaactatggtggtctgcttgaaacatgttggtagtacagactcagacagggagaggttgaaaatgtcagtgaagacacttgccagttggtcagcgcatgctcggagtacacgtcctggtaatccgtctggccctgcggccttgtgaatgttgacctgttttaaggtcttactcacatcggctgcggagagcgtgatcatacagtcgtccggaacaactgatgctctcatgcatgtttcagtgttacttgcctctaagcgagcatagaagttatttagctcgtctggtaggctcgtgtcactgctTCCCttcgtagtctgtaatagtttgcaagccctgccacatccgacgagcgttggagccggtgtagtgaccaacagatgcatatctgtattcccagtcatgtgaaatacatagattagggcctgatacatttatttcaattgattgatttccttatacgaactgtaactcaatatgttgcgtttatatttttgttcaatataaagGGCTCAACCGTGAGTCTCTGCCATGCTTTGGGGAAATAGGATGCAGGCAAAGgggagatttattttgaattcaaccTAGTGCTGTTGGAATTCACCTAGCTTCTACATAGGGGAGAAATTCTGAGAAATTCTATATGTGATGCCATCTTATCAGGTGAAATACAGCACAGTATGTAAGAATAGCTGGAAACAGAAGTGCTCTTCAAATAGCATTTATTGCTCAGCACATTCAGGCATGATCAAATCACATTAGCAACCATTCTCATTATCATCCATATGCACATTATCATCCATTGGTCAGAAGTAAATATATACAGCAAAATACAGCTTTTGGTTTGTTACATTCAATATTACAGTACGTCTCTCTTGCAGGAGTTCATTAAATGTGCCTCATaatcaggggcgcaactttgattttagaagtggggggggatgttattattattgtaaataaaataaaaatatccagtcggataaacactccaaacagcctacccgaccactcGGAGGCATCCACATGGTCCAAAAGCACACCTAAGCCTCGTTTTGtaacacattccaatgataaaactgggggggacataAATACAATGTCATGTCAACTTTCACATGTCCtgtccccgtccccagtgaaagttgcggcCCTAGTCATAATTGACAGTCACGAACCATGATACTTTACATATTAAGCGTCAGTTAATATTTTAAGGGGGAGCAGTTCTCATATTGCTTTAAAGGCTTGCACTAACCATGCAGTTTTACAGAaaacctctactgacctctaaATCTAGTCATTCTAAAAAGAGGGTTAAGTCCCAAGTTTTAGGTTTAGCTTGCTTCTCTGCGATTGGCTCAGCAGCTTGTCCTGTTCGCAGTTTTGTCATCTTTGCTCTCTCCATCACCTCCTGTAAAGCAGTTCTCGTCTATTTAAAATGTATCTTGTTCTGTTATCTTCTCATCAACTGTCTGATCTTTCAAACCCACGGCTGATACATCCTGTTCTTTTACTGGTAATGTATTTGTAATAGATATCTCAACTTGTTCAGATTTTAACTCAGAGGCCTTGGTTTTCACGCTCTCTGTCTTTGGGGTTCCATCTTTGGGATCTGTAACCTTCTCAGGCTCTTTGTCCATACTTTCCTCTTGTTTCTCCTGAGTTGTGTTGCTTTCTGGCACCTCCCTGTGGGAGTCATTGCTCTCTGCAACTGCAGGCATCTGTTTCTCTGGTGGTGTGATTTTCTTAGCTTTGTCACCACTGCCCGTCGTTTCACTCTCTTCCGTAGGGGTGGTCGTTGATTCTGGGGTGAGGGTTGAGTATGGTTTAGGGATGGTTGTTGATTCTGGGGTGAGGGTTGAGTCTGGTTTAGGGGTGGTCGTTGATTCTGGGGTGAGGGTTGAGTATGGTTTAGGGGTGGTCGTTGATTCTGGGGTGAGGGTTGAGTATGGTTTAGGGATGGTTGTTGATTCTGGGGTGAGGGTTGAGTATGGTTTAGGGGTGGTCATTGATTCTGGGGTGAGGGTTGAGACTGGTTTAGGGGTGGTCGTTGATTCAGGGGTGAGGGTTGAGTCTGGTTTAGGGGTGGTCGTTGATTCTGGGGTGAGGGTTGAGTATGGTTTAGGGATGGTTGTTGATTCTGGGGTGAGAGTTGAGTATGGTTTAGGGGTGGTCGTTGATTCTGGGGTGAGGGTTGAGTCTGGTTTAGGGGTGGTCGTTGATTCTGGGGTGAGGGTTGAGTATGGTTTAGGGGTGGTCGTTGATTCTGGGGTGAGGTTTGAGTCTGGTTTAGGGGTGGTCGTTGATTCTGGGGTGAGGGTTGAGTCTGGTTTAGGGGTGGTCGTTGATTCTGGGGTGAGGGTTGAGTATGGTTTAGGGGTGGTCGTTGATTTTGGGGTGAGGGTTGAGTATGGTTTAGGGGTGGTCGTTGATTCTGGGGTGAGGGTTGAGTCTGGTTTAGGGGATATTTCCTCTTTAGGGGTGATGGTTGGGTTTGGTTTTGGGGAAGTTTCAAATTTAGGGGTGACTGCTGGTTCTGGTTTTGGGGAAGTTTCTTCTTTAGTGGTGACTGCTAGTTCTGGTTTAGGGGATGTCTCCTCTTTAGGGGTGACAGTGGGGAAGAATTTAGGGGATGTTTCTTCTTTAGGGGTTACAGTGGGGTACGGTTTAGGGGATGTCTCTTCTTTAGGGGTGACAgtggggtctggtttaggggatgtCTCCTCTTTAGGGGTTACAgtggggtctggtttaggggatgtctcttctttaggggttacagtggggtctggtttaggggatgtctcttctttaggggttacagtggggtctggtttaggggatgtctcttctttaggggttacagtggggtctggtttaggggatgtctcttctttaggggttacagtggggtctggtttaggggatgtCTCTTCTTTAGGGGTTACAGATTGGTCCGGTATTGGGGATGTCTCCTCTTTAGGGGTGACAGATTGGTCCGGTATTGGGGATGTCTCCTCTTTAGGGGTGACAGTGGGGTACGGTTTAAGGGATGTCTCCTCTTTAGGGGTTACGGTTGGCTCCTGTTGTGGAGATATTTCCTCTTTAGGGGTGACAGATTGGTCCGGTATTGGGGATGTCTCCTCTTTAGGGGTGACGGTTGGCTCCTGTTGTGGAGATATTTCCTCTTTAGGGGTGACAGATTGGTCCGGTATTGGGGATGTCTCCTCTTTAGGGTTGACAGTGGGGTATGGTTTAAGGGATGTCTCCTCTTTAGGGGTTACGGTTGGCtcctgttgtggggatgtttCATCTTTACTGGTGACTGCTGGTTCTGGTTTTGGGGATGTTTCATCTTTAGGGGTGACTGCTGGTTCTGGTTTTGGGGAAGTTTCTACTTTAGTGGTGACTGCTAGTTCTGGTTTTGGGGAAGTTTCTACTTTAGGGGTGACTGCTAGTTCTGGTTTTGGGGAAGTTTCTACTTTTGGGATGACTACTGTTTCTGGTTTTGGGGAAGTTTCTACTTTTGGGATGACTACTGTTTCTGGTTTTGGGGAAGTTTCTACTTTAGGGGTGACTGCTTGTTCTGGTTTTGGGGAAGTTTCTACGTTTCTACGTTAGGGGTTACTGCTGGTACTGGTTTAGGGGATGTCTCTTCTTTAGGGGTGACAGTGGGGTCCGGTTTAGGGGATGTCTC encodes:
- the LOC139562519 gene encoding proteoglycan 4-like, whose protein sequence is MKHPQNQNQQSPEPTVTPKEETSPIPDQSVTPKEEISPQQEPTVTPKEETSLKPYPTVTPKEETSPIPDQSVTPKEETSPIPDQSVTPKEETSPKPDPTTSPKPDPTVTPKEETSPKPDPTVTPKEETSPKPDPTVTPKEETSPKPYPTVTPKEETSPKFFPTVTPKEETSPKPELAVTTKEETSPKPEPAVTPKFETSPKPNPTITPKEEISPKPDSTLTPESTTTPKPYSTLTPKSTTTPKPYSTLTPESTTTPKPDSTLTPESTTTPKPDSNLTPESTTTPKPYSTLTPESTTTPKPDSTLTPESTTTPKPYSTLTPESTTIPKPYSTLTPESTTTPKPDSTLTPESTTTPKPVSTLTPESMTTPKPYSTLTPESTTIPKPYSTLTPESTTTPKPYSTLTPESTTTPKPDSTLTPESTTIPKPYSTLTPESTTTPTEESETTGSGDKAKKITPPEKQMPAVAESNDSHREVPESNTTQEKQEESMDKEPEKVTDPKDGTPKTESVKTKASELKSEQVEISITNTLPVKEQDVSAVGLKDQTVDEKITEQDTF